One region of Streptococcus parasanguinis genomic DNA includes:
- the mreC gene encoding rod shape-determining protein MreC, which translates to MFLNRFFKIFSFVFVLTVSGILFLFPSVRTSIVLKSSDLLSIVDKAVSEPFVVVESKAKDLKNLSELNDENRSLKSRLYQKDIDQSKLNRLESENRELKDLMSIKNSVSGSKQVVSEIIDRNYGSWDQEFVIDKGSSDGISDSMFVLSSGGVIGVVESIEKNSSKVKLLVEDTISSQHLTFKIESQGQSIFALLNGYDEKTGEFRLLQIGDPVEIKKGSLVSTSGLGKYKSSDLPLGTVTSTQKASDQLGQEIRVKPKANLDVNRYVLLIGE; encoded by the coding sequence ATGTTCTTGAATCGATTCTTTAAAATTTTTAGTTTTGTGTTTGTTTTAACTGTTTCAGGAATTTTATTTCTTTTTCCATCTGTTAGAACTTCTATTGTTTTAAAATCTTCTGATCTATTATCTATTGTTGATAAGGCAGTATCGGAACCATTTGTTGTTGTGGAATCTAAGGCAAAGGATTTAAAGAATTTATCTGAATTGAATGATGAAAACCGTTCGTTAAAATCACGTCTTTATCAAAAGGATATTGACCAGTCAAAACTTAACCGTTTGGAATCAGAAAATAGAGAATTAAAGGATTTGATGTCAATCAAGAATTCTGTATCGGGTTCTAAACAAGTCGTTAGTGAGATTATTGACCGTAATTATGGTTCGTGGGATCAGGAATTTGTTATTGATAAAGGTAGTTCAGATGGAATTTCTGATTCTATGTTTGTTCTTTCGTCTGGTGGCGTCATTGGTGTGGTAGAAAGTATAGAGAAAAATTCTAGCAAAGTGAAATTATTAGTCGAAGATACTATTTCTTCACAACACCTGACGTTTAAAATTGAGAGTCAAGGTCAATCTATTTTTGCTTTATTAAATGGTTATGACGAGAAGACAGGTGAGTTTCGGTTGTTGCAAATTGGAGATCCAGTTGAAATTAAAAAAGGATCTCTGGTTTCAACAAGTGGTTTAGGAAAATATAAGAGTAGTGACTTACCTCTTGGTACAGTAACTTCTACTCAAAAGGCATCTGATCAGTTAGGGCAAGAAATTCGTGTGAAACCAAAGGCTAATTTAGATGTCAATCGTTATGTACTATTGATTGGAGAGTAG
- the mreD gene encoding rod shape-determining protein MreD encodes MKVIRKYHFFPLILFLSLFVDGQISFLISRFCPNSFEPTSFLFLYGFMLLSLYFSEIASIWWGVFFGFCFDVYFLHTLGIAFLVFPILQVIFYRCNQIILVNRLTRFFTFLLTILLFQILTNLLLILFISIKFNWITLIIYQIFPSLILNVLLLIVLQPLLEKIYL; translated from the coding sequence GTGAAAGTCATACGTAAGTACCATTTTTTCCCTTTAATCTTATTCTTATCTTTATTTGTTGACGGGCAGATCTCTTTTCTTATTTCTCGTTTCTGTCCAAACTCCTTTGAACCTACTTCATTTTTATTTCTATATGGTTTTATGTTATTGAGTCTCTATTTCTCTGAGATAGCTAGTATTTGGTGGGGAGTCTTCTTTGGTTTTTGTTTTGATGTGTATTTTTTACACACTCTAGGAATTGCCTTCCTAGTATTTCCTATACTACAGGTGATTTTTTATCGGTGTAATCAGATTATTTTGGTCAATCGATTGACTCGTTTTTTTACATTTTTATTAACGATTCTATTATTTCAGATTTTAACAAATCTTCTTTTGATTCTTTTTATCAGTATAAAATTTAACTGGATTACACTAATTATTTACCAAATTTTTCCAAGTTTAATTTTGAATGTGCTTCTATTAATAGTATTACAGCCTTTACTTGAAAAGATTTATTTATAA
- the pcsB gene encoding peptidoglycan hydrolase PcsB, which produces MKKKLFATILLSTVALSQGAVVAGVSADSTDDKIAAQDNKINSINQQQQSAQAQVDQIQGQVSEIKKQQENLQAENDRLNEESERLSAEIDELSKNIVARQESLANQARSAQTTGTATSYINAIVSSGSLTEAISRISAMNEIADANNKMLQEQKRDKEEIAQKQKENNDAINTVIANKQQLEDDAQALSTKEAELKVAQLNLAAEKSTAENEKNALLQQKAEAEKAAAAAAAAEAAYRAKQKEQQAAVKASANTTLQAQVQAAAQTPAATPAAAQTQAAAQPTVQTQAAAAPVATTSRPTYSTSASSYPVGECTWGAKTLAPWAGDYWGNGGQWAASAAAAGFRTGSQPQVGAIACWNDGGYGHVAVVTAVQSTTSIQVSESNYNGIRSIGNYRGWFNPTTAQGTVTYIYPN; this is translated from the coding sequence ATGAAGAAAAAATTATTTGCCACAATCTTATTGAGTACAGTTGCTTTATCACAAGGTGCTGTCGTAGCTGGTGTATCAGCTGATTCAACAGATGATAAGATTGCTGCTCAAGATAACAAAATCAATAGTATTAATCAACAACAACAAAGTGCACAAGCTCAGGTAGATCAAATTCAAGGTCAGGTATCTGAAATTAAAAAACAACAAGAAAATCTTCAAGCTGAAAATGACCGTTTGAATGAAGAATCTGAACGATTGTCAGCTGAGATCGATGAGTTGTCAAAAAATATTGTTGCTCGTCAAGAATCACTTGCAAATCAAGCACGTAGTGCTCAAACAACTGGGACTGCAACAAGCTATATTAATGCGATTGTTAGCTCTGGATCTTTGACAGAAGCTATCTCACGTATTTCTGCTATGAACGAAATTGCAGATGCTAACAACAAAATGTTGCAAGAGCAAAAACGTGATAAAGAAGAGATTGCACAAAAACAAAAAGAAAACAACGATGCTATCAATACTGTCATTGCAAACAAACAGCAATTAGAAGATGATGCGCAAGCTTTGTCAACAAAAGAAGCTGAGTTGAAAGTAGCACAATTGAACTTGGCTGCTGAAAAATCAACTGCTGAAAACGAAAAAAATGCTTTGTTGCAACAAAAAGCGGAAGCTGAAAAAGCAGCAGCAGCAGCGGCAGCAGCTGAAGCAGCTTACCGTGCAAAACAAAAAGAACAACAAGCAGCTGTAAAAGCTTCTGCTAATACAACTCTTCAAGCACAAGTTCAAGCGGCAGCTCAAACACCTGCTGCAACACCAGCGGCGGCACAAACTCAAGCAGCAGCTCAACCTACTGTTCAAACTCAAGCAGCTGCAGCACCAGTAGCAACTACTTCTCGTCCAACTTATAGTACATCTGCATCATCTTATCCAGTTGGTGAATGTACATGGGGTGCGAAGACATTGGCTCCATGGGCTGGTGATTACTGGGGTAATGGTGGACAATGGGCAGCAAGTGCAGCAGCAGCAGGATTCCGTACAGGATCTCAACCACAAGTTGGTGCCATTGCATGTTGGAATGATGGTGGATATGGACACGTAGCAGTTGTTACAGCCGTTCAATCTACAACAAGCATCCAAGTTTCTGAGTCTAACTATAATGGTATCCGTAGTATTGGTAACTACCGTGGTTGGTTTAACCCAACAACAGCACAAGGTACTGTTACTTATATCTATCCAAACTAA